The proteins below are encoded in one region of Pseudomonas helmanticensis:
- the ypfJ gene encoding KPN_02809 family neutral zinc metallopeptidase produces MLWNRARRSDNVNDTREGKDARKQTGKTIAAGLAAVTLTGAALYASYDTGPKPILMDDASQYASSADAAQLGFIESILGDTEDTWTLLFAQTARHYPSPTLTLFSDSVVSACGAADSSIGPFYCPANQQIYLDPQFFELMAERFSAVGDFAQAYIIAHEVGHHVQVELGMSAPFETALSARQPVIGDSGLGVRSELQADCLAGVWAYHAQQRLAWLEPGDIEEALNAATVFGDDHLQRAQNRAVRPETFSHGTSQQRTQWFTAGFDSGRIDACDTFNAAPL; encoded by the coding sequence ATGCTATGGAACAGAGCGAGACGCAGCGACAACGTCAATGACACGCGAGAGGGCAAGGATGCCCGTAAACAAACAGGAAAAACGATCGCTGCCGGCCTGGCAGCTGTCACCCTCACGGGCGCGGCACTCTACGCGTCATACGACACCGGGCCAAAACCGATCCTGATGGATGACGCGAGCCAATACGCTTCGTCCGCCGACGCTGCGCAACTCGGCTTTATCGAGTCGATACTCGGTGACACCGAAGACACCTGGACGCTGCTGTTTGCCCAAACCGCACGCCATTACCCCTCCCCGACACTGACGCTGTTCAGTGATAGCGTGGTCTCCGCTTGCGGTGCCGCCGACAGTTCGATCGGCCCTTTCTATTGCCCGGCCAACCAACAAATCTATCTCGACCCGCAGTTCTTCGAGCTGATGGCCGAGCGCTTTTCCGCAGTCGGCGACTTCGCCCAGGCTTATATCATCGCGCACGAAGTCGGCCATCATGTGCAGGTTGAACTGGGCATGTCCGCGCCGTTTGAAACCGCCCTCTCGGCCCGACAACCGGTGATTGGCGATTCGGGCCTCGGAGTGCGCAGCGAATTGCAGGCCGATTGCCTCGCCGGGGTCTGGGCGTACCATGCGCAACAGCGCCTGGCCTGGCTGGAACCGGGCGACATCGAAGAAGCCTTGAATGCCGCCACCGTGTTCGGTGACGACCATCTGCAGCGTGCACAAAACCGCGCGGTTCGGCCGGAGACCTTCAGCCACGGCACCTCACAGCAACGCACACAATGGTTCACAGCCGGATTCGATAGCGGCCGGATTGATGCGTGCGATACCTTCAACGCTGCGCCGCTGTAA
- the ypfJ gene encoding KPN_02809 family neutral zinc metallopeptidase — translation MLWKKGRRSDNVVDARGDDAGGGGGMRFGGGKGLSLGAILLIVGIGWITGQDPLQILGQLTGQTSQQAAPTSQTRQAPPANDEQAEFVRSILGDTEDTWGAIFQQAGRQYKDPTLVLFSNRVNSACGLATSATGPFYCPADQKVYLDMAFFQEMSQRFKAAGDFAQAYVIAHEVGHHVQTLLGVSAKIQTARQQGRQMEGAGGLLVRQELQADCLAGVWAYNAQKRLNWLEPGDIEEALNAANAIGDDRLQQQGQGRVVPDSFTHGTSAQRVRWFKTGFAQGQVGQCDTFAAKNL, via the coding sequence ATGCTATGGAAAAAAGGCCGACGCAGTGACAACGTCGTCGATGCCCGTGGTGATGATGCCGGCGGTGGCGGCGGCATGCGCTTCGGTGGTGGCAAAGGCCTGAGCCTGGGGGCCATCCTGCTGATCGTCGGTATCGGCTGGATCACCGGGCAGGACCCGTTGCAGATCCTCGGCCAGCTCACCGGGCAAACGTCTCAACAAGCGGCACCGACTTCGCAAACCCGTCAGGCGCCACCGGCCAACGATGAACAGGCAGAATTCGTCCGTTCGATCCTCGGCGATACCGAAGACACCTGGGGCGCGATTTTCCAGCAGGCCGGTCGCCAATATAAGGATCCGACCCTCGTGCTGTTCAGCAACCGGGTCAATTCCGCCTGCGGCCTGGCGACGTCTGCCACCGGCCCGTTCTACTGCCCGGCCGACCAGAAGGTCTATCTGGACATGGCGTTCTTCCAGGAAATGTCGCAACGCTTCAAGGCCGCCGGTGATTTCGCCCAGGCCTACGTGATCGCTCACGAAGTCGGACACCATGTGCAGACGCTGCTCGGTGTCTCGGCGAAAATTCAGACAGCTCGCCAGCAAGGCCGGCAGATGGAAGGCGCCGGCGGTTTGCTCGTGCGTCAGGAACTGCAAGCCGATTGCCTCGCCGGTGTCTGGGCGTATAACGCGCAGAAGCGTTTGAACTGGCTGGAACCAGGCGACATCGAAGAAGCCTTGAACGCGGCCAACGCCATCGGTGATGATCGCCTGCAACAACAGGGTCAGGGGCGTGTGGTGCCGGACTCGTTTACCCACGGTACGTCGGCGCAAAGGGTGCGCTGGTTCAAAACCGGATTCGCGCAGGGCCAGGTCGGCCAGTGCGACACCTTTGCGGCGAAAAACCTGTAA
- a CDS encoding alpha/beta fold hydrolase has product MHKWLLALLIVGSTAQAAGVDAISPGRLQFKAGEMAVGIGPAPEKIERVLIVIHGRLRNSETYRKSAESAAELAGQSAHTLVIAPQFLNESDVALYSLPATLLRWQGNAWMGGGLSTGPNPLSSYAALDEIVARISDRKQFPDVKQIVIFGHSGGGQVVQRYALLAKDQPALKANGIRLRYVVANPSSYAYFNEQRPVAFDHAKCAGFNRWKYGLSDMPVYAGGQTPLQLESSYVKREVIYLLGQQDIDPNHPALDKRCEAETQGAYRLERGKFYFGYLLRRHPEGVNQRLVEVPGVGHNGDGMLTSPEGQKALFE; this is encoded by the coding sequence ATGCATAAATGGCTTCTGGCTTTACTGATCGTTGGCAGCACCGCACAGGCTGCCGGTGTCGACGCAATCAGCCCCGGGCGTTTGCAATTCAAGGCCGGGGAGATGGCGGTGGGCATTGGTCCTGCGCCGGAGAAAATCGAGCGGGTGCTGATCGTCATTCATGGCCGTTTGCGCAACTCGGAAACCTATCGCAAAAGCGCCGAGAGCGCGGCTGAACTGGCCGGGCAAAGTGCGCACACGCTGGTGATCGCGCCGCAATTTCTCAATGAAAGCGATGTCGCCCTGTACTCGCTACCGGCGACATTGCTGCGCTGGCAAGGCAACGCATGGATGGGCGGTGGATTATCCACAGGGCCGAATCCGTTGAGTTCCTATGCGGCACTGGACGAAATCGTTGCGCGGATCAGCGATCGCAAACAGTTTCCCGACGTGAAGCAGATCGTGATTTTCGGGCATTCCGGTGGCGGCCAAGTGGTCCAGCGCTACGCCCTGCTCGCCAAGGACCAGCCGGCGCTGAAGGCCAACGGCATTCGTTTGCGCTACGTGGTGGCCAATCCGTCCTCCTATGCGTACTTCAATGAACAGCGACCGGTGGCGTTCGATCACGCCAAATGTGCAGGTTTCAATCGCTGGAAGTACGGTCTGTCAGACATGCCGGTGTATGCCGGCGGGCAAACGCCGTTGCAGCTTGAGAGCAGCTACGTCAAACGCGAGGTGATTTATCTGCTTGGGCAGCAGGATATTGACCCCAATCATCCAGCGCTGGACAAGCGTTGTGAAGCCGAAACGCAGGGCGCGTATCGCCTGGAGCGTGGGAAATTTTACTTCGGCTATTTGCTGCGCCGACATCCGGAAGGGGTCAATCAGCGCCTGGTGGAAGTGCCCGGGGTTGGGCATAACGGCGATGGCATGCTGACCTCTCCGGAGGGGCAGAAGGCGTTGTTTGAATAG
- a CDS encoding HAD family hydrolase: MSLSDVRHWVFDMDGTLTVAVHDFAAIRVALAIRPEDDILTHLAALPPAEAAAKHAWLLEHERDLALGSTPAIGAVELVRDLHARGYRLGILTRNARELAHVTLQAIGLADCFAVDAVLGRDEAPPKPHPGGLLKLADAWDVPTSEMVMVGDYRFDLDCGRAAGARTVLVNLPDNPWPELTDWHAKDCVELRRLLLD; encoded by the coding sequence ATGAGCCTGAGCGACGTTCGCCATTGGGTGTTCGACATGGACGGTACGCTGACCGTCGCCGTGCACGATTTTGCGGCGATTCGCGTGGCGCTGGCGATCCGGCCTGAGGACGACATCCTTACGCATCTCGCTGCGTTGCCGCCCGCTGAAGCAGCGGCCAAGCATGCGTGGCTGCTGGAACATGAGCGCGATCTGGCGCTGGGTTCGACCCCGGCGATCGGTGCCGTGGAATTGGTGCGTGACCTGCATGCGCGCGGTTATCGCCTCGGCATCCTCACCCGCAATGCACGGGAATTGGCGCATGTGACGCTGCAAGCGATTGGCCTGGCCGACTGCTTTGCGGTGGACGCTGTGTTGGGCCGAGATGAAGCACCGCCGAAACCCCATCCGGGTGGTTTGCTGAAGTTGGCAGATGCGTGGGATGTGCCGACCAGCGAGATGGTGATGGTCGGTGATTACCGCTTTGATCTGGATTGCGGGCGAGCGGCGGGGGCGCGGACGGTGTTGGTGAATCTGCCGGATAACCCGTGGCCTGAGTTGACCGATTGGCATGCGAAGGATTGTGTCGAGTTGCGGCGGCTGTTGCTGGATTAA
- the tesB gene encoding acyl-CoA thioesterase II, translating into MSQVLEDLVDLLTLEPIEENLFRGRSQDLGFRQLFGGQVLGQSLSAASQTVEEARHVHSMHGYFLRPGDAKLPVVYSVDRVRDGGSFSTRRVTAIQKGHPIFTCSASFQYDEAGFEHQSQMPVVVGPENLPSELELTQQRAHLIPEHMREKLLCPKPIEVRPVTEKDPYNPQPADPVKYVWFRADGALADIPALHKYLLAYASDFGLLTTSMLPHGKSVWQKDMQVASLDHALWFHNDLRADDWLLYAMDSPWAGNSRGFSRGSVYNRAGQLVASVTQEGLIRHRKDWA; encoded by the coding sequence ATGAGCCAAGTGTTGGAAGATCTGGTCGACTTGCTGACCCTGGAACCGATCGAAGAAAACCTGTTCCGTGGCCGCAGCCAGGACTTGGGTTTCCGTCAGTTGTTCGGTGGTCAGGTGCTCGGCCAGTCGCTGTCGGCGGCCAGTCAGACGGTTGAAGAGGCGCGCCATGTGCATTCGATGCACGGCTATTTCCTGCGTCCGGGCGACGCCAAGTTGCCGGTGGTCTATTCGGTTGATCGCGTGCGCGATGGCGGCAGCTTCAGCACTCGCCGCGTCACGGCGATCCAGAAGGGCCACCCGATTTTCACGTGCAGCGCTTCGTTCCAGTACGACGAAGCCGGCTTCGAGCACCAAAGCCAGATGCCTGTGGTGGTTGGCCCGGAAAACCTGCCGTCGGAGCTGGAGTTGACCCAGCAACGCGCGCACCTGATCCCCGAGCACATGCGTGAAAAGCTGCTGTGCCCGAAGCCGATCGAAGTGCGCCCGGTCACTGAGAAAGACCCGTACAACCCGCAACCGGCCGATCCGGTGAAGTACGTGTGGTTCCGTGCCGACGGGGCCTTGGCCGACATCCCGGCGCTGCACAAATACCTGCTGGCCTACGCTTCGGACTTTGGTCTGTTGACCACGTCGATGCTGCCCCACGGCAAATCGGTCTGGCAGAAAGACATGCAGGTCGCCAGCCTCGATCACGCGCTGTGGTTCCACAACGATCTGCGCGCCGATGACTGGTTGCTCTACGCGATGGACAGCCCGTGGGCCGGCAACTCCCGTGGTTTCTCCCGGGGCAGTGTGTACAACCGCGCCGGGCAACTGGTGGCGTCGGTCACGCAGGAAGGCTTGATTCGTCATCGCAAGGATTGGGCATGA
- a CDS encoding GNAT family N-acetyltransferase, with amino-acid sequence MEPILELQSARLLMRQWQDEDLPAFAAMCADPQVMRYFPSPLSRLESASMIGRVRGHFAEHGFGLWALERKDSGEFIGFTGLGVVGFDAPFTPAVEIGWRLAKEHWGLGYASEAAWTALRCGFDRLALKEIVSFTAQTNLPSEKVMQAIGMHHAPEDDFDHPKLAVDHPLRRHVLYRISREQWLQTLHG; translated from the coding sequence ATGGAGCCGATACTGGAACTGCAAAGCGCGCGGCTGTTGATGCGTCAGTGGCAGGACGAGGATTTGCCGGCATTTGCGGCGATGTGTGCCGATCCACAGGTGATGCGTTACTTTCCGTCACCCTTGAGCCGATTGGAGAGTGCGTCGATGATCGGGCGGGTGCGCGGGCATTTTGCCGAGCACGGTTTCGGTTTGTGGGCGCTGGAGCGCAAGGACAGCGGCGAATTCATCGGTTTTACCGGCCTCGGTGTGGTGGGCTTCGATGCGCCGTTCACCCCGGCGGTGGAAATCGGCTGGCGCCTGGCCAAGGAACATTGGGGGTTGGGCTATGCCAGTGAAGCGGCGTGGACCGCTCTGCGTTGCGGCTTTGACCGGTTGGCCTTGAAGGAAATCGTCTCCTTCACTGCGCAGACCAATCTGCCTTCAGAGAAAGTCATGCAGGCGATCGGCATGCATCACGCGCCGGAGGACGATTTCGATCATCCGAAGCTCGCCGTCGATCACCCCTTGCGCAGGCATGTGCTGTACCGCATCAGCCGCGAACAATGGCTGCAAACCTTGCATGGATAA
- a CDS encoding histone deacetylase family protein, producing the protein MPLPLIYHEDYSPEFPADHRFPMDKFRLLRDHLVDSGLTRDADLLRPEICPNDILALAHDRAYIERYMSGELSREDQRRLGLPWNEALARRTVRAVGGSILAAEKALEHGLACHLAGGTHHAHYDYPAGFCIFNDLAIISHYLLQSGRVNRVLIFDCDVHQGDGTARILHDTPEAITVSLHCEKNFPARKAESDWDIPLPKGMGDADYLNVVDDTLNYLLPLYQPDLVLYDAGVDVHKDDALGYLQLTDEGVAARDESVMRHCLGRDIPVMGVIGGGYSKDRHALARRHGILHHSAQRVWQSHGCH; encoded by the coding sequence ATGCCACTGCCGCTGATCTACCACGAAGACTACAGCCCCGAGTTTCCCGCGGATCACCGCTTCCCGATGGACAAGTTCCGTTTGTTGCGCGATCACTTGGTCGACAGCGGTCTGACCCGCGACGCTGACCTGCTGCGTCCGGAAATCTGCCCGAATGACATCCTCGCGCTCGCCCATGACCGTGCGTATATCGAACGCTACATGAGCGGCGAGTTGTCCCGCGAAGACCAGCGGCGCCTCGGCCTGCCATGGAATGAAGCCTTGGCGCGGCGTACGGTGCGCGCAGTCGGCGGGTCGATTCTGGCGGCGGAAAAAGCCCTGGAGCATGGTTTGGCCTGTCACTTGGCCGGCGGTACCCATCACGCGCATTACGATTACCCGGCGGGTTTCTGCATCTTCAATGACCTGGCGATCATCAGCCATTACCTGCTGCAAAGCGGTCGGGTCAATCGCGTGCTGATCTTCGATTGCGATGTGCATCAGGGCGACGGTACGGCGCGGATTCTTCATGACACGCCGGAGGCGATTACCGTTTCCCTGCACTGCGAGAAGAATTTTCCTGCACGCAAAGCCGAAAGTGACTGGGACATCCCGCTGCCCAAAGGCATGGGCGATGCCGATTATTTGAACGTCGTCGATGACACACTCAACTACCTGTTGCCGCTGTATCAACCGGATCTGGTGCTGTATGACGCCGGCGTCGACGTGCACAAGGACGATGCCCTCGGTTATCTGCAACTGACCGACGAAGGCGTCGCCGCCCGTGATGAAAGCGTCATGCGCCATTGCCTGGGCCGCGACATACCAGTGATGGGAGTGATCGGCGGTGGCTACAGCAAGGACCGCCACGCCCTCGCCCGCCGCCACGGCATCCTGCATCACAGCGCACAGCGGGTCTGGCAGTCACACGGTTGTCATTGA
- a CDS encoding TIGR03862 family flavoprotein — protein MTQNSARSPAHVALIGGGPAGLMAAEVLSQAGIRVDLYDGMPSVGRKFLLAGVGGMNITHSEAYPAFLSRYAERAPQIAPLLRGFDADALCKWIHDLGIETFIGSSGRVFPTDMKAAPLLRAWLKRLRDSGVVIHTRHRWLGWDEHGALRIDSPEGEITVKPDATLLALGGGSWSRLGSDGAWMLPLEQRGVGLAPLQPSNCGFEVQAWSELMVSKFAGAPLKNIAIGLNDDVPRLGECVITATGIEGSLIYALSAPIREAINQYGAAVVHIDLLPGRPVDKLQAALSKPRGSRSMAKHLHSQVGIDGVKAALLRELTDAATFADPALLARAIKALPLTLIKTRPLDEAISSAGGVTFEAMDERLMLKALPGVFCAGEMLDWEAPTGGYLLTGCFASGRAAGLGIVQWLES, from the coding sequence ATGACCCAGAATTCCGCCCGCTCCCCCGCTCACGTCGCCCTCATCGGCGGTGGCCCAGCCGGCCTGATGGCCGCCGAAGTGCTGAGCCAGGCTGGAATCCGTGTCGATCTGTACGACGGCATGCCTTCGGTGGGACGTAAATTCCTCCTCGCCGGTGTCGGTGGAATGAACATCACCCACTCCGAAGCCTATCCGGCATTCCTTTCGCGATATGCCGAACGCGCACCGCAGATCGCCCCGCTGCTGCGCGGTTTCGATGCCGATGCGCTGTGTAAATGGATTCACGACCTGGGTATCGAAACCTTCATCGGCAGCTCCGGCAGGGTTTTTCCTACTGATATGAAAGCCGCCCCCCTGCTGCGCGCCTGGCTGAAACGCCTGCGCGACAGCGGCGTAGTTATCCACACCCGCCATCGCTGGCTCGGCTGGGATGAACACGGTGCGCTGCGCATCGACAGCCCGGAAGGTGAAATCACCGTCAAACCCGACGCCACCCTGCTCGCCCTCGGCGGCGGCAGCTGGTCGCGCCTCGGATCCGACGGTGCGTGGATGCTGCCGCTGGAGCAACGCGGTGTAGGACTGGCGCCGTTGCAGCCGAGTAATTGTGGTTTTGAGGTGCAGGCCTGGAGCGAATTGATGGTCAGCAAATTCGCCGGCGCGCCGCTGAAAAATATTGCCATCGGTTTGAACGACGACGTTCCGCGCTTGGGCGAATGTGTGATCACCGCGACCGGGATTGAAGGCAGTCTGATTTACGCGCTGTCGGCGCCGATTCGGGAGGCGATCAATCAATATGGCGCGGCAGTTGTCCACATCGATCTGCTGCCCGGCCGACCTGTCGATAAATTGCAGGCGGCGTTGAGCAAGCCACGCGGTTCACGTTCGATGGCCAAACATCTGCACAGTCAGGTCGGCATTGATGGGGTGAAAGCGGCGTTGTTGCGTGAGCTGACCGATGCTGCAACTTTCGCCGACCCAGCGCTGTTGGCCCGGGCGATCAAGGCGTTGCCGCTGACACTGATCAAAACCCGTCCGCTGGACGAAGCGATCAGCAGTGCCGGTGGCGTGACGTTCGAAGCGATGGATGAGCGCTTGATGCTCAAGGCGTTGCCGGGGGTGTTTTGCGCGGGGGAGATGCTCGATTGGGAAGCGCCGACGGGCGGCTATTTGCTGACGGGGTGTTTTGCCAGTGGCCGCGCGGCAGGGTTGGGTATTGTGCAGTGGCTCGAAAGCTAA
- a CDS encoding DEAD/DEAH box helicase, with the protein MTFASLGLIEPLLRSLEKLGYQTPTPVQAQAIPAVLAGRDLMAAAQTGTGKTAGFALPLLQLLAMEGPKVAANSVRALILVPTRELAEQVHEAVRQYAENLPLRTYAVYGGVSINPQMMKLRGGVDLLVATPGRLLDLFRQKALKFNQLQTLVLDEADRMLDLGFSEELSNIYRVLPKKRQTLLFSATFSDDIRLLAGQMLDDPLTVEVSPRNVAANTVKQWIVTVDKKRKAELFVHLMRKNKWKQVLVFAKTRNGVDALVEKLQGLGVNADGIHGDKPQATRQRALDRFKLSEVQILVATDVAARGLDIEDLPLVINFDLPIVAEDYIHRIGRTGRAGATGEAISLVCADEVNMLSAIEMLTRQTLTRQNEPDFEPEHRVPDTDASGQVIKKPKKPKKPKTSGGGGKRNLGKWVDSGETQAPEPSVKPVRKVPVFNTGPRKRKP; encoded by the coding sequence ATGACTTTCGCCTCTCTTGGCCTGATCGAACCCTTGCTGCGCTCCCTCGAGAAGCTCGGCTACCAGACCCCGACGCCGGTTCAGGCGCAAGCCATTCCGGCCGTTCTGGCCGGTCGCGACCTGATGGCAGCGGCCCAGACCGGCACCGGCAAAACCGCCGGTTTCGCCCTGCCGCTGCTGCAGTTGCTGGCCATGGAAGGGCCGAAAGTCGCCGCCAACTCGGTGCGCGCACTGATTCTGGTGCCGACCCGCGAACTGGCCGAGCAGGTTCACGAGGCCGTGCGCCAGTACGCTGAAAACCTGCCGCTGCGCACCTACGCGGTTTACGGCGGCGTCAGCATCAACCCGCAAATGATGAAGCTGCGCGGTGGCGTTGATCTGCTGGTGGCGACCCCGGGCCGTCTGCTTGACCTGTTTCGCCAGAAGGCGCTGAAATTCAATCAGCTGCAAACCCTGGTGCTCGACGAAGCTGATCGCATGCTCGACCTCGGTTTCTCCGAGGAGCTGTCGAACATCTACCGCGTGCTGCCGAAGAAACGTCAGACGCTGCTGTTTTCCGCGACCTTCTCCGACGACATCCGCCTGCTCGCCGGGCAGATGCTCGACGATCCGCTGACCGTCGAAGTCAGCCCGCGCAACGTCGCGGCCAACACCGTCAAGCAGTGGATCGTGACGGTGGACAAGAAGCGCAAGGCCGAACTGTTCGTGCACCTGATGCGCAAGAACAAGTGGAAGCAAGTGCTGGTGTTCGCCAAGACCCGCAACGGCGTCGATGCACTGGTGGAAAAACTCCAGGGTCTGGGCGTGAACGCCGACGGTATCCATGGCGACAAACCGCAGGCAACCCGTCAGCGTGCGCTGGATCGTTTCAAGCTCAGTGAAGTGCAGATTCTGGTCGCGACTGACGTGGCTGCCCGTGGTCTGGACATCGAAGATTTGCCGCTGGTGATCAACTTCGATCTGCCGATCGTGGCTGAAGACTACATCCACCGCATCGGCCGTACGGGTCGTGCGGGCGCGACCGGTGAGGCGATCTCGCTGGTGTGCGCGGATGAAGTGAACATGTTGTCGGCGATCGAGATGCTCACGCGTCAGACCTTGACGCGGCAGAACGAGCCGGACTTCGAGCCTGAGCACCGCGTGCCGGACACCGATGCCAGCGGTCAGGTGATCAAGAAGCCGAAAAAACCAAAGAAGCCGAAAACCTCCGGTGGTGGCGGCAAGCGCAATCTGGGCAAGTGGGTCGACAGCGGCGAGACTCAGGCGCCGGAGCCATCAGTCAAGCCTGTGCGCAAAGTGCCGGTGTTCAACACCGGACCACGCAAGCGTAAGCCTTAA
- the yedA gene encoding drug/metabolite exporter YedA encodes MSALRRFSLPLIAAFFALYVIWGSTYLVIRIGVEYWPPLMLGGVRFVIAGTLMYAFLRWRGAPAPTWAQWKAAGIIGILLLSFGNGAVSVAEHTGVASGVAALAVATVPLFTLLFGYFWGARNTRLEWAGVALGIIGIAMLNMGSNLQSSPMGAALLIFAAATWAFGSVWSKHLPLPQGAMASAVEMLIGGVVLLIGSAASGEHLQALPPIEGWLALAYLIFFGSIIAFNSYMYLLKHVRPAAATSYAYVNPAVAVLLGIVFVGETIGIEEALAMLVIISAVVLIGLPQWRRPAQPPVVAPTAVPTETRTN; translated from the coding sequence ATGTCCGCCCTGCGCCGTTTTTCCTTACCGCTGATCGCCGCGTTTTTTGCGCTGTATGTGATTTGGGGATCGACTTATCTGGTGATCCGTATCGGCGTCGAGTACTGGCCACCGCTGATGCTCGGTGGTGTACGCTTCGTGATCGCGGGCACGTTGATGTATGCGTTTTTGCGCTGGCGCGGGGCACCGGCGCCGACCTGGGCGCAGTGGAAGGCGGCGGGGATCATCGGGATTTTGCTGCTCAGTTTCGGTAACGGCGCGGTGAGTGTGGCCGAGCACACGGGCGTGGCTTCCGGCGTGGCGGCATTGGCGGTGGCGACGGTGCCGCTGTTTACTTTGCTGTTTGGTTATTTCTGGGGCGCGCGCAATACCCGTCTGGAGTGGGCCGGCGTGGCGTTGGGGATTATCGGCATCGCCATGCTCAACATGGGCTCCAACCTGCAATCGAGTCCGATGGGCGCGGCGTTGCTGATTTTCGCGGCGGCGACCTGGGCGTTCGGTTCGGTATGGAGCAAGCATCTGCCATTGCCACAGGGCGCGATGGCCAGTGCGGTGGAAATGCTAATTGGCGGTGTGGTGCTGCTGATTGGCAGCGCCGCAAGCGGTGAGCACCTGCAAGCGCTGCCGCCGATTGAAGGCTGGCTGGCGTTGGCGTACCTGATCTTCTTCGGCTCGATCATCGCGTTCAACTCTTATATGTACCTGCTCAAGCACGTGCGTCCGGCGGCGGCGACCAGTTATGCCTACGTCAACCCAGCGGTGGCGGTGTTGCTCGGGATTGTGTTCGTTGGCGAGACCATCGGCATCGAAGAAGCGCTGGCGATGCTGGTGATCATCAGCGCCGTGGTGTTGATCGGCCTGCCGCAGTGGCGCCGGCCCGCACAGCCGCCAGTCGTAGCGCCAACAGCCGTTCCCACAGAAACGCGTACGAATTAG
- a CDS encoding 3'-5' exonuclease, translated as MERIAVIDFETTGLSPNSSCRATEIAVVMLENGRIVERYQSLMNAGVRVPAFIEQLTGISNAMLRTAPPAEQVMNEVNEFVGCTPLVAHNASFDQKFWDFELGRIKRTRLQNFACSLLLARRLMPAAPNHKLGTLTTFARLPHTGQAHRAMADAEMAANLMAHLAEELRGKHGVRELSHDLLCKLQKVPAAKVSEHLQRYR; from the coding sequence TTGGAACGCATTGCAGTCATCGACTTTGAAACCACCGGCCTCTCGCCGAACAGCAGCTGTCGCGCCACGGAAATCGCCGTGGTCATGCTGGAAAACGGCCGCATCGTCGAGCGTTACCAGAGCCTGATGAACGCCGGCGTGCGCGTCCCCGCGTTCATCGAACAACTGACCGGCATCAGCAACGCCATGCTGCGCACCGCACCGCCAGCCGAGCAGGTGATGAACGAGGTCAACGAGTTTGTCGGCTGCACGCCGCTGGTGGCGCACAACGCCTCGTTCGACCAGAAGTTCTGGGACTTTGAGCTGGGCCGCATCAAACGCACGCGTCTACAGAACTTTGCCTGTTCGTTGCTGCTGGCCCGACGCTTGATGCCGGCGGCGCCGAATCACAAGCTCGGCACCCTCACCACGTTCGCGCGCCTGCCGCATACCGGCCAGGCTCACCGGGCCATGGCCGATGCCGAGATGGCCGCCAACCTGATGGCGCATCTGGCAGAGGAGTTGCGCGGCAAGCACGGCGTGCGCGAGCTGTCGCACGACCTGCTGTGCAAATTACAGAAAGTCCCCGCCGCGAAAGTCAGCGAACACCTGCAACGCTACCGCTGA
- a CDS encoding NYN domain-containing protein, producing MKKIAVFADVQNLYYTVRQAYGCHFNYAALWADISKDGQIVEAYAYAIDRGDSKQQQFQQILRNLGFTVKLKPYIQRSDGSAKGDWDVGITLDIMDAADHVDEIVLASGDGDFDMLLERIISKHGVQAVAYGVPGLTANSLIRAASRYVPIEGALLLKN from the coding sequence GTGAAAAAAATCGCAGTGTTCGCCGACGTGCAGAACCTCTACTACACCGTGCGTCAGGCCTATGGTTGCCACTTCAACTATGCCGCGCTGTGGGCGGACATCAGCAAGGACGGGCAGATCGTCGAGGCCTACGCCTACGCGATCGACCGTGGCGACAGCAAGCAGCAGCAGTTCCAGCAGATCCTGCGCAACCTCGGTTTCACCGTGAAGCTCAAGCCGTACATCCAGCGCAGCGATGGCTCGGCCAAGGGTGATTGGGACGTCGGCATCACCCTCGACATCATGGACGCTGCCGACCACGTCGACGAAATCGTCCTGGCTTCCGGTGACGGTGATTTCGACATGCTGCTCGAACGCATCATCAGCAAGCACGGCGTGCAAGCGGTCGCCTATGGCGTGCCCGGCCTGACCGCCAATTCGCTGATCCGCGCTGCCAGTCGTTACGTGCCGATCGAAGGCGCACTGTTGCTCAAGAATTGA